A window of the Arachis duranensis cultivar V14167 chromosome 5, aradu.V14167.gnm2.J7QH, whole genome shotgun sequence genome harbors these coding sequences:
- the LOC127747680 gene encoding glutathione S-transferase T3-like: MAHISDIKLIRTDTTLDLSQKAEKDFANPRGLDAIDLNDDDIEDRRQDSIQHWHWKEDEMLISGWLNVSTDLVVSTDQKEETFWSRIHSYCVEFCSDIIRGVVACKKRWYKINKTVAQFAGCYDQASRNIRSGKKKEKMRRNIEQRLWQSKRRSYKFKRQ; the protein is encoded by the exons ATGGCCCACATATCAGATATTAAACTGATAAGAACAGATACTACACTTGATCTTAGCCAAAAGGCCGAGAAAG ATTTTGCCAACCCTCGTGGATTAGATGCTATCGAccttaatgatgatgatattgaagaTCGGAGGCAAGATAGTATTCAACACTGGCATTGGAAAGAGGATGAGATGCTGATCAGTGGATGGTTAAATGTTTCAACTGACCTTGTAGTTAGTACCGATCAAAAGGAGGAAACATTTTGGAGTCGAATTCATAGCTACTGTGTAGAATTTTGCTCCGACATAATAAGGGGGGTAGTTGCATGTAAGAAGCGATGGTATAAGATCAACAAAACTGTTGCACAATTTGCTGGTTGCTACGATCAAGCTAGTCGAAACATAAGGAGTG ggaaaaagaaagagaagatgaGAAGGAACATAGAGCAAAGATTATGGCAATCAAAGAGAAGGAGTTACAAATTCAAGCggcaatga